CTCAGCCGCTTGGGTCAACCCCTTGCGCAATGCCAGCGACAAGCGATTGCCGCGAATCGCAGGACCCGCGGGCATGGTCATCTTCGGCGTTACCGGTGACCTAGCATATAAAAAGCTACTGCCCGCCATCTACGACCTAGCGAGCCGTGGTCTCCTCCCCGCTGGCTTTACCCTTGTGGGTTATGGTCGCCGCGACTGGGACAAGGTCGCATTCTGTGACTACGTTCGCTCAGCCGTCATCGCTGGCTCACGTACCGAGTTCAATGAAGATGTCTGGCAGCATCTATCCCAGGGCATCGAATTTGTACAAGGCTCTTTCGACGATGCTGGATTCGATCGCCTCTCGGCGCGTTTGGGCGAGCTAGATCGCGAGCGCGGCACCGGCAGCAACTGGGCATACTACCTTTCGGTTCCACCGGAATTCTTCTCCAATATTTGCCACCAGCTGGAGCGGGTGGGCATGGCCAACTCCGTCGAGGACTCGTGGCGCCGAGTAATCATTGAGAAGCCTTTCGGCCACGATCAAGAGTCTGCCCGCAAGCTCAATGAGATTGTCAACGCCGTCTTCCCTGAGTCCGCGGTGTTCCGCATTGACCATTATCTGGGCAAGGAGACGGTGCAAAACATCATGGCTTTGCGCTTTGCCAATCAAATTTTTGAGCCCATGTGGAACGCTCACTACATCGATCACGTCCAAATCACCATGGCCGAAGATATTGGCCTAGGCGGCCGCGCTGGCTATTATGACGGCATCGGTGCGGCTCGCGACGTCATCCAGAACCACCTGCTGCAGCTTTTGGCTCTGGTTGCGATGGAAGAACCGTCCTCCTTCGAGCCTGAGGCCCTGCAGGCAGAAAAGGTCAAGGTGCTGCGCGCTACCCACGCCGTGCACCCACTCAATAAGACTACAGCTCGCGGCCAGTACTCCGCCGGCTGGCAAGGCTCCGAGTTTGTCAAGGGCTTGCGCGAAGAAGAAGGCTTCGATCCGGAGTCCACGACGGAGACCTATGCAGCCTGCACCTTGGAAGTAAACTCTCGCCGCTGGGGAGGAGTACCCTTCTACCTGCGCACGGGCAAGCGCTTGGGCCGGCGCGTGACCGAAATTGCGCTGGTATTCAAGGCAGCGCCAAATCAACCATTCGTTGACGGCCAGACCGATGCGCTGGGGCGAAACGCCGTAGTCATCCGCGTACAGCCGGATGAGGGCGTCACCATGCGCTTTGGTTCCAAGGTGCCCGGCTCCACCATGGAGGTCCGCGACGTCAATATGGACTTTGCTTATGCTGAGGCCTTTACCGAGGAATCTCCGGAAGCATACGAGCGACTGATTTTGGATGCCCTCCTCGATGAGTCCTCGCTCTTCCCCACCAACGAAGAGGTGGAACTTTCCTGGTCGATTTTGGATCCCATCATCGATTACTGGGCCGAAGCTGGTCAGCCGGAGGAATACCGCGCTGGCACGTGGGGCCCGGAATCCGCCGATAGAATGTTGCGCCGCCGGGGCCACTCCTGGCGCCGCCCCTAGGAGGGACGCAGACAATGATTATTCCATTGCCCAACACCACTACGCGTGAAATCTCCAAGAAGCTAGTAGAGGCCCAAGAGCATTACACCCTTACTACCGGCCGAGTACTCACCCTAATCGTGGCTGCCCGCGAGGACGATGATCTGGAAAACATCCTGGCCTCCGTGCGTGATGCCTCCCACGAGCACCCGTCGCGCGTTCTGGTCGTCGTGACGGGTGACCCGCAGGCAGATACCCACCTGGACGCGCAGCTGCGCGTGGGCGGTGAAGCGGGTGCTTCTGAGATGGTCATCATGAAGTTGCACGGCGCTTTGGCAAA
The nucleotide sequence above comes from Corynebacterium tuberculostearicum. Encoded proteins:
- the zwf gene encoding glucose-6-phosphate dehydrogenase, coding for MTDSAAWVNPLRNASDKRLPRIAGPAGMVIFGVTGDLAYKKLLPAIYDLASRGLLPAGFTLVGYGRRDWDKVAFCDYVRSAVIAGSRTEFNEDVWQHLSQGIEFVQGSFDDAGFDRLSARLGELDRERGTGSNWAYYLSVPPEFFSNICHQLERVGMANSVEDSWRRVIIEKPFGHDQESARKLNEIVNAVFPESAVFRIDHYLGKETVQNIMALRFANQIFEPMWNAHYIDHVQITMAEDIGLGGRAGYYDGIGAARDVIQNHLLQLLALVAMEEPSSFEPEALQAEKVKVLRATHAVHPLNKTTARGQYSAGWQGSEFVKGLREEEGFDPESTTETYAACTLEVNSRRWGGVPFYLRTGKRLGRRVTEIALVFKAAPNQPFVDGQTDALGRNAVVIRVQPDEGVTMRFGSKVPGSTMEVRDVNMDFAYAEAFTEESPEAYERLILDALLDESSLFPTNEEVELSWSILDPIIDYWAEAGQPEEYRAGTWGPESADRMLRRRGHSWRRP